In Candidatus Methylomirabilota bacterium, a genomic segment contains:
- a CDS encoding YihY/virulence factor BrkB family protein has product MLSGMATQQSAFRWRPTRFLRELWRCLSRRDPFMMAAAISFYGLLSLIPFLLIGSAILGVFAGSSREATHIITETIRRVLPRATGAQIEGAIQSLIHGRRVAGGLGLLSLLWVASGAFDMVASALTALSNVQESRSYLRRKVTALFLMLICSLGFLVSLAAASLATVIEALGNRLLEVVPAEISVPHGLLLHLLPATLVGATFLLMYRVAPARPIPLRAALLGAVVAGVLWHLARQLFNWYLLTYARYNPVFGILGSAMALLLWLYYSALIFLLGGAIAEALRRTS; this is encoded by the coding sequence ATGCTGAGCGGCATGGCCACACAACAATCCGCCTTTCGCTGGCGGCCGACCCGCTTCCTGCGGGAGCTCTGGCGGTGCCTGAGCCGACGAGATCCTTTTATGATGGCGGCCGCCATCAGCTTCTACGGCCTGCTGTCCCTCATTCCGTTTCTCTTAATCGGCAGCGCCATTCTGGGAGTGTTCGCCGGCTCATCACGGGAGGCCACGCATATCATCACCGAGACGATCCGCCGCGTTCTGCCGCGGGCAACTGGCGCACAGATTGAGGGGGCCATTCAGAGCCTGATTCACGGACGTCGTGTGGCCGGGGGACTCGGGTTGCTCTCCCTCCTGTGGGTCGCCTCTGGTGCCTTCGATATGGTGGCATCGGCCCTCACGGCACTCTCCAATGTCCAGGAGTCCCGCTCCTACCTGCGTCGTAAGGTGACGGCCCTCTTCCTGATGCTGATCTGTAGCCTGGGGTTCCTGGTGAGTCTGGCCGCCGCCTCGCTGGCCACAGTCATTGAGGCGCTTGGCAATCGCCTTTTGGAGGTTGTGCCGGCCGAGATCAGCGTCCCGCACGGGCTCCTACTCCACCTCCTGCCGGCCACCCTGGTTGGGGCCACCTTCCTCCTGATGTACCGAGTTGCGCCTGCTCGCCCCATACCGCTTCGCGCCGCCCTTCTTGGCGCGGTGGTCGCGGGCGTGCTGTGGCACCTCGCCAGGCAGCTCTTCAACTGGTACCTCCTGACCTACGCCAGGTACAATCCCGTCTTCGGAATCCTGGGGAGCGCCATGGCCTTACTCCTCTGGCTCTACTATTCGGCGCTCATCTTTCTGTTGGGAGGGGCGATTGCGGAGGCGCTCAGGCGGACATCCTAG
- a CDS encoding PPOX class F420-dependent oxidoreductase, whose translation MSNVIPETHRDLLQKRAFAHLATIMPDGTPQVTPVWCDYDGTHVRINSAEGRVKDRNMRRNPQVALEIMDPDNPYRYLALRGRVVEITKDGADAHIDLLAKKYLGQERYPYRRAGEVRVLYKIRPDYVSSMG comes from the coding sequence ATGTCGAACGTTATCCCCGAGACCCACCGCGACCTGCTCCAGAAACGCGCCTTCGCGCATCTGGCCACGATCATGCCGGACGGGACCCCTCAGGTGACCCCGGTCTGGTGCGACTATGACGGGACCCATGTTCGGATCAACAGTGCCGAGGGAAGGGTCAAGGATCGCAACATGCGGCGGAACCCGCAGGTGGCGCTGGAGATCATGGACCCTGACAACCCGTACCGTTACCTCGCCCTGCGGGGCCGAGTGGTGGAGATCACCAAGGACGGGGCCGATGCGCACATCGACCTCCTGGCCAAGAAGTATCTGGGGCAGGAGCGCTACCCCTACCGCAGGGCTGGAGAGGTGCGTGTTCTTTACAAGATCCGGCCGGACTACGTCTCTTCGATGGGGTGA
- a CDS encoding alkaline phosphatase family protein: MQSISSGKAPHMAAVLGGGKGAGLFEYAYAAPHALSILPSDTIAGWAAVFTGRPPAWNGVAGDEWFKRETATFHDPVPVFL; the protein is encoded by the coding sequence ATGCAATCGATCAGTTCGGGCAAGGCGCCGCACATGGCTGCAGTGCTAGGGGGAGGGAAGGGGGCCGGGCTATTCGAGTATGCCTATGCAGCGCCTCACGCATTGAGTATTCTCCCTTCAGACACTATAGCAGGCTGGGCGGCGGTCTTCACAGGAAGGCCGCCGGCATGGAATGGCGTGGCGGGTGACGAATGGTTCAAGCGAGAAACTGCGACGTTTCACGACCCGGTCCCTGTTTTTCTATAG